Proteins encoded by one window of Brienomyrus brachyistius isolate T26 unplaced genomic scaffold, BBRACH_0.4 scaffold32, whole genome shotgun sequence:
- the gsr gene encoding glutathione reductase, mitochondrial has protein sequence MTLFRHKVLLLGRTMASSSAVTRFDFLVIGGGSGGLAGARRAAELGAKTAVIEGKKLGGTCVNVGCVPKKVMWNTAVHAEYLHDHEDYGFEGSHTKFNWQTIKSKRDAYVKRLNNIYQSNLDKAKIESIHGHAVFTNHTEPTVMVNGKRYTAPHILIATGGRPSVASDSEVPGANLGITSDGFFELESLPNRSVIVGAGYIAVEMAGILATLGSKTSLIIRHGEVLRNFDSLISSNCTKELQNSGIELWKYSQVRSVKKTETGLEVALVTKDLEKNEEKMSTISEVDCLLWAIGREPNVEGLNLEKLGVKQDQRKHIVVDEFQNTSRPGIYALGDVCGKALLTPVAIAAGRKLAHRLFEGKQDSKLEYCNIPTVVFSHPPIGTVGLTEVEAIKAHGKENVKIYTTAFTPMYYAMTARKSQCVMKLVCVGREEKVVGLHMQGLGCDEMLQGFAVAVQMGATKADFDRTVAIHPTSAEELVTMR, from the exons ACACAAAGTGCTTCTGCTGGGTCGTACCATGGCATCCAGTTCGGCTGTTACGCGCTTTGACTTCCTGGTCATCGGCGGTGGGTCTGGGGGGCTGGCCGGTGCCAGGAGAGCCGCGGAGCTTGGAGCCAAAACCGCCGTGATCGAGGGTAAAAAACTCGGGGGTACCTGC GTCAATGTTGGGTGTGTCCCTAAAAAG gtgATGTGGAACACAGCGGTGCATGCAGAGTATCTTCACGATCATGAGGACTACGGCTTCGAGGGAAGTCACACCAAGTTCAATTGGCA GACAATCAAGAGTAAAAGAGATGCCTATGTAAAGAGACTGAATAACATCTATCAGAGTAATCTCGATAAG GCTAAGATAGAGAGCATCCATGGTCACGCGGTGTTCACCAACCACACCGAGCCCACAGTAATGGTGAATGGGAAACGCTACACGGCGCCTCACATTCTTATTGCCACTGGGGGGCGCCCTTCAGTGGCCAGTGACAGCGAGGTCCCAG GAGCAAACCTTGGTATCACCAGCGATGGCTTTTTCGAACTTGAGTCTCTGCCCAA CCGCAGCGTCATTGTCGGGGCTGGCTACATTGCAGTGGAGATGGCTGGCATCCTCGCCACGTTGGGGTCCAAGACCTCCCTCATCATTCGGCACGGCGAG GTATTAAGGAATTTTGATTCCTTGATTAGCTCCAATTGCACCAAAGAATTACAAAATTCCGGCATTGAATTGTGGAAGTACTCTCAG GTAAGATCAGTGAAAAAGACAGAGACTGGACTGGAAGTCGCACTGGTCACTAAAGACCTAGAGAAGAATGAAGAGAAAATGAGCACCATCTCTGAGGTGGACTGTCTGCTGTGGGCCATTGGCCGTGAGCCGAACGTTGAGGGGCTCAACTTGGAGAAGTTG GGTGTGAAACAGGACCAGAGGAAGCACATTGTGGTGGATGAGTTCCAGAACACCAGCCGACCGGGCATCTATGCGTTGGGGGATGTCTGCGGCAAGGCCCTGCTGACTCCGG TTGCCATTGCTGCAGGTAGGAAGTTGGCTCACCGGCTCTTTGAGGGCAAACAGGATTCAAAGCTGGAGTACTGTAACATACCCACGGTTGTGTTTAGTCACCCGCCCATCGGCACTGTTGGCCTCACTGAAG TGGAGGCCATTAAGGCTCACGGGAAGGAGAACGTGAAGATATACACAACTGCGTTCACTCCTATGTACTACGCCATGACAGCGCGGAAGTCGCAGTGTGTCATGAAGCTGGTGTGTGTGGGCAGGGAGGAAAAG GTGGTGGGGCTTCACATGCAGGGCCTAGGCTGTGACGAGATGCTGCAGGGTTTTGCGGTGGCGGTGCAGATGGGTGCCACCAAGGCCGATTTCGACAGGACAGTGGCCATCCACCCCACCTCTGCGGAGGAGCTGGTCACCATGCGTTAG
- the pomk gene encoding protein O-mannose kinase, producing MTKGISSTSRSLPIVLVCLGALLFANFLIYLYVDFLNQSSGPHAFPHGACPPGQFKMGIMKNCSPWLQCQKVRQEVRKLKMIGQGAVKQVYLSEWKGHKVALSQLSNQEYREDFLHGLAMLKALQGPHVVLLVGFCPEDHTLVTEYQPLGSLLNLNAVLGQKKYQTMDTWQTRLRLALEYVSALRFLHSSPVGTRVMCDSSSLEKTLSQFLLTTDFHLVANDLDALPEVDRQRGVLVKCGRRELGGDFVAPEQLWPHTEIQPFSDELMPSYDEKTDVWKIPDVARFLLGKVPGADVAHFQLFEIHSRCKHKDSTQRPSARDVLGVYKMVYSSMMKDNAKPGSRDML from the exons ATGACAAAGGGCATCAGCAGTACCAGCCGCAGCTTGCCCATCGTACTGGTGTGCCTAGGGGCCCTGTTGTTTGCCAATTTCCTCATCTACCTGTACGTAGACTTCTTAAACCAGAGCAGCGGACCCCATGCATTTCCACATGGTGCCTGCCCACCTGGCCAATTTAAGATGGGCATTATGAAGAACTGCTCCCCCTGGCTGCAGTGCCAGAAAGTGCGTCAGGAGGTGCGCAAGCTGAAGATGATTGGCCAGGGGGCTGTCAAGCAG GTCTATCTATCGGAATGGAAGGGCCACAAGGTGGCGCTGTCCCAGCTGTCAAACCAAGAGTATCGTGAAGACTTCCTGCATGGCCTGGCCATGCTAAAAGCCCTGCAGGGACCGCATGTGGTGCTGTTAGTGGGCTTCTGCCCAGAAGACCACACCTTGGTCACTGAGTACCAGCCTTTGGGTTCCTTGCTTAACCTGAATGCAGTGCTGGGCCAGAAGAAGTACCAGACCATGGACACCTGGCAGACACGGCTGCGCCTGGCCCTGGAGTACGTCTCTGCGCTGCGCTTCCTTCACAGCAGCCCTGTGGGCACCCGTGTCATGTGTGACTCCAGCAGCCTGGAGAAGACGCTCTCCCAGTTTCTGCTCACCACTGACTTCCACTTGGTAGCCAATGACCTGGATGCTCTTCCGGAGGTTGACCGGCAGCGTGGTGTGCTGGTGAAGTGCGGCCGCCGGGAGCTGGGCGGTGACTTTGTGGCCCCTGAGCAGCTGTGGCCCCATACTGAGATCCAGCCCTTCTCTGACGAGCTCATGCCCAGCTACGATGAGAAGACGGACGTGTGGAAGATCCCCGATGTGGCGCGATTCCTGCTGGGAAAGGTGCCGGGAGCCGACGTGGCCCATTTTCAGCTCTTCGAGATCCACAGCCGATGCAAACACAAGGATTCAACCCAACGGCCCTCTGCTAGAGACGTTCTAGGAGTTTATAAGATGGTATACAGCAGCATGATGAAGGACAATGCCAAACCAGGCTCTAGAGACATGCTGTGA
- the LOC125721150 gene encoding BEN domain-containing protein 4-like, producing MQAADEGACIPKISRYRSPYGALKPFPDKRAPGKTPFDRPTMVEVPPTAIQYPQPFSYYHYHQHRGHPDHPQPVERRQPQGRPHHGSAASASRPAGHHDPRHPAGSAAVWQESTDGHRGLSAENQLILDAFAQQCSRVLSLLNHNSKFLEPRPPFPPPATSYIKQEDGWNTGVERPADPCQPGRMGLRDVKGTGVGQEAEALHFSRKQQQIYTFLQAFTESLQSHLTAGGASFPKVYRECCRPSDPQALSISPPHTLGGWASPSPSESHGHPSSTLPEEEEDEEACCPRCLELEQEVLCLQQENEELKRKLDSAPVPCQTVLDFFKSVLQSHNQFKHLAPPEDQLTEGSKQLLGNYPVFITSKQWDEAVNSSKKDGRRLLRYLIRFVFTTDELKYSCGLGKRKRSVHTGEAGPERRPLNPVKVTCLREFIRMHCASNLDWWMPSEEQINKVFSDAVGHARQGRAVGTFLGSSGGVGSTESGGTYLESADGHLTQDEPYIHGASDGE from the exons ATGCAAGCAGCCGACGAGGGAGCCTGCATCCCTAAGATCAGCAGGTACAGGAGCCCCTACGGCGCCCTCAAGCCCTTCCCAGACAAGCGGGCACCGGGGAAGACGCCGTTTGACAGACCCACCATGGTGGAGGTACCGCCTACGGCGATTCAGTATCCCCAGCCTTTCAGCTACTACCATTATCACCAGCACCGAGGACATCCCGATCACCCGCAGCCTGTCGAGCGTCGCCAACCGCAGGGGCGTCCGCACCACGGCTCGGCCGCATCAGCGTCGCGTCCAGCGGGTCATCACGACCCCAGGCACCCGGCAGGTAGCGCCGCAGTATGGCAAGAGTCCACGGACGGCCACCGAGGGCTAAGTGCAG AGAACCAGCTCATCCTGGACGCCTTTGCACAGCAATGCAGTCGAGTGCTCAGTCTCCTGAACCACAACAGCAAGTTCCTGGAACCACGCCCTCCATTTCCTCCACCTGCGACGTCCTACATCAAGCAGGAAGACGGCTGGAACACAGGGGTGGAGAGGCCCGCGGACCCCTGCCAGCcggggaggatggggctgagggATGTGAAAGGCACCGGGGTGGGACAGGAGGCGGAGgctctgcatttcagcaggaagCAGCAGCAGATATACACCTTCCTGCAGGCCTTCACAGAGTCCCTGCAGAGCCACCTTACAGCAGGTGGCGCCAGCTTTCCTAAGGTCTACAGGGAATGCTGCCGCCCCTCCGACCCCCAGGCCCTCTCCATCTCCCCCCCTCACACCCTGGGGGGCTGGGCTTCCCCTTCACCCTCCGAATCTCATGGACACCCCTCATCCACCCTCCCtgaagaagaggaagatgaagaagccTGCTGCCCTCGCTGCCTGGAGCTAGAGCAGGAGGTGCTATGTCTGCAACAGGAAAATGAGGAACTGAAGAGAAAACTGGACAGTGCACCAG TTCCATGCCAAACAGTTCTTGATTTCTTCAAGAGTGTCCTACAGTCCCATAATCAGTTTAAACACCTGGCACCCCCAGAGGATCAACTGACAGAG GGCAGCAAGCAGCTCTTGGGGAACTACCCGGTCTTCATCACCAGCAAGCAGTGGGACGAGGCCGTCAACTCCTCCAAGAAGGATGGGCGCCGGCTGCTGCGCTACCTGATCCGCTTCGTCTTCACCACCGACGAGCTGAAGTACTCGTGCGGCCTGGGCAAGCGCAAGCGCTCGGTGCACACGGGTGAGGCCGGGCCCGAGAGGCGGCCGCTCAACCCCGTCAAAGTGACCTGCCTGCGAG AGTTCATCCGAATGCACTGTGCCTCGAACCTGGACTGGTGGATGCCGTCAGAGGAGCAGATCAACAAGGTGTTCAGCGACGCGGTGGGGCACGCCCGGCAGGGTCGGGCGGTGGGCACCTTCCTGGGCAGCAGTGGCGGGGTGGGCAGCACCGAGAGCGGTGGCACCTATTTGGAGAGCGCAGATGGACACCTGACACAAGACGAGCCCTACATCCACGGGGCATCTGATGGGGAATGA